From the genome of Anopheles funestus chromosome 2RL, idAnoFuneDA-416_04, whole genome shotgun sequence:
ttattttaccacgtagccggatagtcaatccttgtTACGGGGGATGATACGGATGAGATGGGAACTGTGCGATTATATTATAgttaaaactaaaatattaATCCCTACAGAAGTAGATAAAAAATATACTGGTCTAGGTAAATATATAGGTCTAGACTCAACTTAGGTTTATTTCAATCGTACCTCGAGGGCTCGATGACAACGTCGAATTATGGATTCGCTCATGAAACAACTGGTTACGTTGAAATGTATATAAATATGTTACATCGTTAGAAagaattgattattttgtcCATGTATAATACGTAACGATATGCATCACATCTATGCATCAATAGCAGgattagaaaatgaaaatcgtAGATTCTTAatgaaattatcaaaatttatttatcgcCGCTGGTTGATATGAAGCATTGGTATGAAAAAGAGACTATATAACAAGACTCCTTTTACGCTAGGTATGAgactctctttttcttcttcttagaTTGATAGGTTGAGACTCCCTCCTTTAAGCTAGAGATTTGGAAGACGGTTTCTTCACACATACATACTCTCTCTAAATGTATGTTTTCTTGATGCATTGCATTATGTCAATAATGTCAAAGTCATATTGGTACGGGGGACAATTTTCGTGTAGAACGGTTCTGGATCGCAATACACCATAGATGTTCtggatctctctctctctcttcttggctttaacgaccttacaggtcacgccggccatttctggcttactagacttatttttaccacgtagccggataatcagtccttgctacggggggacggtccggatgggatttgaacccggttcggtcgtgtggactggcgccgtttatcacatgcaccaccgggccgccgcTGAGGCCCTTAGTATATCCAGAGATGTTCTGGATATACGAACTTATTGCTTGTAACGTATATCAGACGAATGTCTAGGTATTTCTATGCGCATGTGACTAGAACACCTAGCAGATCCCTTGTTAATCATGTCTGCATTATGCCTTGTGAGCTAAACCATCTGTGATTGTTGGTGTTGATATTTTCCTGCATACAAGGCAAACTCAAGTAAACGAATcgcatcaacaaaacaaataattgatCACGAAATACAGACAAACACTACTCTGAACAACTTTAATAACGGATATAAAATTCGCATTGTGActgatacaaaaaagacaaaaaaaaaacaattattttttggttCTATGACCGTTATCACCTTTCCCAAGTGGATTAATTATCATACAAGTAGAAATATGAACCTGCAATATCACTAGAACAATACCTCTAAATGTATTGCTGAGTATTACGGATTTTTTAATGAGCCAGTACTGTAAATGATCTGTTATGCTCAAATATAGTACAATATtctatattaaatttttgagcCTAGAatcaatctaaaaaaaaagtcgtgCTGAATGCTTCTGTATAGCACTATTTGGGTTTTACGCCTGTTGCAGAAAAATTATGCAGATGTGGAGTCAGTGAAGCGAGTTTTTGATAAACCCTGCTTCAATTTATATCTCGCGTTTTTAACTCAAGCACACCTTCGTTTTCTATTCATTACATAGCAACAGTTCATATAATGACGGCTGTAATGAATGTTGCTGTAGTTTAATAAggtataatttatttgttgagATAAACGGCAAAGTTGATTCTATGCGTCTTCATCGAAGTATTTCTCTTCAtaattccttttctttttctgcttaACGTTAACGTTTTAGGCTAGAACATTCCAGCCACGTAAGACTTATTCATCCAATATTGAATATCTTTTGCGGATGCTCCGTTTAAAAGAACCATACCGTTCCCCACAAGACATCGCGGTAGCAACAGGGAAAAGTAGCGGACTGCACGCTTGTCCCCTTTGGCAGATGTAAACACGACATGCGATTTCGCCCATATCGCATGGGTGTAGGGTAAAAGGGAAAACCCCATGTAGCGGAAAGTAAGACCAAATAAAATTCGATGCAAGACTTTCAATACGATATGCCGAATGGGGAGACAGGCGACCGTAAGGGAGCACCCGGTTTTTAACAAAGTACCCgatattttagttttattcacGTAAGAACCCGACCCGGTTATATTTTTGTCGacataattttaaccaaaaaatCCACACTATTTGCGTGTTTCCCTCCACTAAACCACTATCACCACCAACCGGAAATCGTTGCAAACAtaagaaaatatattccacTTTCGAAACCATCGGCAATAGAGCAGCATTAGACTTGGAAATCTAGGCCACTTTACAACAGCATCCTCGATATGCAAAcgattccaaaagtcttcagTAATTAACcatcaaaaaacgaaaacttcgTCGATTCAATGCGCTTTAAAGCTAGTTTAGTCAAGCGCAATCTTAGTAGGAGTATACAGCGCGTCTCCTTCATTCAGCGCGATCTTTTTATCATTCTTTTTAGGGTAGCAAAACCATAGCAAAATTGCGAAATGCAATTTCGATGTGAATTTttacgaaattaatttcgatatACTATTAcgaatatgtatttttttagcaACTGTGATCAGTGTTACTTTTAATTTATCCGTAGCTTGCGATAGCGCTTGATCTAAACTAGCTTTTATGATCATTTGCTTCAGAAGCGAAATCGTAGAATCAAATATGGGAAACGGCTGATATTATTTGCATCAGTTTAGTTGATTGAAATATTGATACTTTGtgataaacaaaaacgataAGCTCTGCTAAAAAGATAACTAAAACAGATCGACTTACCATATTGCCGAAGTTACCACCATTACCGCCTCCTTGGTTCATCATGTCGAAGTTACGGCGATTATCGATGCCACCACCGGCATCACCTCCACTTCCCATGCCCATGTCGTTCATTTGCTGCTGTTCCATCATCTGACGATTCTGATGAAAAGGAGAATTGATAGATATTAGATGAGAATGGAACGAATGTTCTACTACGACAAAGAATAAACTCTTATTACCTGCATGAACAtggtgttttccttttgtctGCGATGTAATTCTTCATCCGATCGTTTGATTCTGTTAGTCATTTCTTCAATATCGGTTTTCATCTGGATATCATTGCGCTGTCGCGCTTCCTGCACTTGACGTTCCTTCATTTCCCATTCGGCTTTCTGCCGATCGCGATCCATTTCGCGTTGACGTAGCTCtgtagaaaggaaaatatataATGAAACTCAGGGATAGTGTAGCTTTTACCTAACATAGGCAAATTTTTAATACATACGCTCTCGCAACTGTTCGGTTTCCTGCTCGAATCGAGCGTACTCCATCTGTGCCTCtagcttttcttcttccatgaTCATCTCACGCTTTAGTGATTCGGCCTTCTGCTTAAACAACTCGTGCATGTGTTTCCAGCGTTGTCCATACTCAAACTCGAACGAGCCGTGCTCGGCAAAGCGCGGTCCCTGCTGGCGTGCTTTCAAAAATTCGCTCTGCTTCTTGTTGAGAGATTTTTCCGGCAGACCATCATTGTCGTCCTGATATGTGTACGGTTCCACAATGACTGGACGCAAAGACGTCGTGAGGAAGTAGCATTTCTCTGTACAGAATCGTATAGCTGCCAAAGCACCGGGTTTGTTCTTAAACTCCACAATACCCTCTCCGGTCGGCTTACCACGCTCATCAACCTGAACGACTGCTCGTTCCAGTGGTCCAAACACCTCGAACGATTTGTACAACAGCTCATTCGTTACATATGGTGTCAAATTTTTCACACGAATTGCGGTTGCATTCGGAGCGAATCGAACGCGCAGCACACGATTCTTACGCGAGGTGCCGTCAAGGCTTCGCTTTGCTTCTTCAGCATTGGAGAGATAATCTACACGCACGAAGGCGTAGTTTTTCTCCTTATTCATGAACACCTCATTAATTTCGCCAAACGGTTTGAACATTTCCACAAGCTCTTCTTCCGTTACATCCGTTGTCAAATTACCGACGTACAACCGATTACGACCGGAAAATTTTGCGTCATGTACCTCAATAGGAGGGATTTCAAGCAAAGGACCGGCGAGCAAACGAAGTTTCTCACTGATGAAATATGcctcaccaccaccacgacgACGATCGCCGAAGTTGTTATCCATCTAAATatttgaaagaaattaaatatgtGCTATTTTAATGGGCGACTTCTGACAGAAAGCATGTGTGACGAGTGGAAATTTAGCAACTAGCAAATTCGAAAATAGAAGTAATTAATCGCAACAAAATGTCGGATCATATATGCAGAACTTGATACTTCGAGGTTCCTGTTCACAGAACAGCCATTTTGCTTTGCAACAAGCGCGTGTTCATTCTACCCGAATCGGACGCCATCTTGAAAAATGGTGTGCTGGTGCATTAATTACTCACATCGTTTCCACCGCGATTGTTGCCACGATTCATGCCTCCGCGGTTTTGATGTTGGTTAGGACCAAAATCTTCTCCGCCCATTTGCTGAGGATTTCCACCATTATTGCCGGGACGATTGTTTCCCGGACCTCCGTTGTTCACATTACcaccactgccgctgccaccaccaccaccaccgccaatACCACCAACTCCGCCCGGCCCACGATTACGGATTGGCATACTGAGTCGGTTCTTACTATTATTGCGAttatttttgttcatattCTTGTTAGCCGGTCCACCAGGTCCATGCTGATCGGGACCAGGCTGGTTATTACCGTGCATTGGTCCCGGAGCACCAccatgttgttgctgctgaggACGCTGAGGTAATGGCGAACCATTTACTTCCTGCTTTACAGCCACATCCATTTCTACTGTATTTTCGTAACgataactttttcttactgATTCCTGACCAAAGTTATATAATCAAAGAATCTTGGTGGTATGTATTTTTGCGCACTTTGAACTTTTCACCAACTGGGCAGCAATTGCAAGACGGACGAACGCACTGCTTCCGTTCCTCACGAGCGGCAAAGAAAAGTGAACCAAGAAAGCTGTTTCCGTCCCAGTTAGCTGTCAAAACGCACAGTGGGAGAGGTCAACAAATAAACGCACTATGGGTGTTTTGTATTGTGGCATTTGATTGAGTTTCCATTATCTCGCTTATAATGGTAATTACTTATTGCGTGAATAATAACACCTGCTGTGCCGCTTCTTATTGTATGTTGAAAATAAGgggaattattaaaatataaacagaAACTGCAAAAAACTCCCTGGTATTGTGGAGGGCAACAGATGATCTGTACTAAAACAGTTAAATTCAATTGATGTGCATTTCTGTTCTAAACTATTTTTACAGTTTGCGATGTGCTTTGAAAAAGTAGGAATTTGGGTGGAACTACCTCATCTGAAATTATCAAATAAATAGAGTATTTGCACTTTTGAATGTCATCTCGATGGTCGATGGTTGCTGCTTTTGTGCGTATCCTTGCCAACCACCAGCaaaaaaactgtcaaacagAACCAGGCAGAACTCGGCGCAGTtttgttctaaaaataaacatttttctttcaaaactgGGCCCAGGCGTACTGCGTGGTGAagttttttgtgaatttaCTTTAGCTAGGTAAAATAATACGTTCTCTGAAAAACGCTGGTGTTTAGTGTTTTAGGCAAATCCGTCCGGCTGGCCACGGACGGTTCAGAAAAGAGGGCCCCGTCTTCGCCACGGTGATGTGGAATATAGCGCCTCGATACAGCAAAGCTCTTCGATACCCACTTGCTACCATCGGATGATTATGTACCCGTAGTGTCCGTTCAGGAAACCATTGCACATCAGCAGCCTTCCTTGGGCAGCCTAGCAACGGCGTGAAGACGAAGGAATAACAATGGGAAACCCAAGCCTAACCTACGAGATTTTACTCTATCTCAATTCGTTTTACTTTGGCATGTTCGCTACCTGTGAACTAGGAATGCTCACTCTGAAGGCAGTCAATTTGAAGTATCCGGATCATATTCTGCTTCGGGAGGCGTGCATCCTGGTAGCATTGTGCTTGGTTGAAACGATCCGAATCATCCTGGGCAGACGGGGTAGCCTTAGTGACCACGGTAAGTGCGTTTGGGTTGCAAATATCTTAACGCAGGCAAACGCCATGCGTACGGGTAGCAAACAAGGGTATGCGTATGTTTATAAATAGTTTCTCCTGATCCGACGCGATGCTATTGGATGAAGGTACAATGTAGCAATGAAACGCAAATATTGTCCCATCCATGCAGCTTCGCCACACGTCACAATGTTCGCTAACACATTTAATTACTCTTGTAGGTTGGCATGTGATCCTGTCCGTATTTCTTACAATTCCTTGCGGGATGGGCGTAGGATATCTTCTCTTTTACCAGCTGCACAGACTACGCCTGGAGTACATCCTATGTGCCTTAATGTTATCACTACAGGCAGCAGAACTGCTCTTTGCAATACTGTTCGTATTCACGCTGTGTCGGCCGCCTTCCTACGATTAATTTCTAGACCATCGTGACAAACTGCCAACGCTCTAGTAACCGATTTCCGCCCAGATTGTCTGGACCGGCCTACCATGGCAGAATGACGTCGTAATTCCTAAGGGCTTACCGTTCCTGGCCGAGTTAAAATTACCATTCGGCGCACCTATTGTAGTTGATATCGCAATGCACATCAGGTTGCATTTGCACATACCAATGTGCCCCTCGAATCGGACGcggaaacatcatcatcatcatcttgctCAAATGGCCAAAAAACCGGTGCCATCGTAAGGCTGGTAGTGAATAGGTGCCATGTAGTTTATCGTAGAGTattgaaaatcaaaaaccgAGCAGAATTTTTATGCCATCTACAGCAATTTTGGGCAGCTGTGTGTATCATGGACAAAGAAAACCAATTGTTGTCATACAGTTTATATGCTACTGTAGGATAGAATTAATGCATAATTGCAAGCACATGCCCACGGC
Proteins encoded in this window:
- the LOC125762705 gene encoding hrp65 protein-like isoform X2 — translated: MDVAVKQEVNGSPLPQRPQQQQHGGAPGPMHGNNQPGPDQHGPGGPANKNMNKNNRNNSKNRLSMPIRNRGPGGVGGIGGGGGGGSGSGGNVNNGGPGNNRPGNNGGNPQQMGGEDFGPNQHQNRGGMNRGNNRGGNDMDNNFGDRRRGGGEAYFISEKLRLLAGPLLEIPPIEVHDAKFSGRNRLYVGNLTTDVTEEELVEMFKPFGEINEVFMNKEKNYAFVRVDYLSNAEEAKRSLDGTSRKNRVLRVRFAPNATAIRVKNLTPYVTNELLYKSFEVFGPLERAVVQVDERGKPTGEGIVEFKNKPGALAAIRFCTEKCYFLTTSLRPVIVEPYTYQDDNDGLPEKSLNKKQSEFLKARQQGPRFAEHGSFEFEYGQRWKHMHELFKQKAESLKREMIMEEEKLEAQMEYARFEQETEQLREQLRQREMDRDRQKAEWEMKERQVQEARQRNDIQMKTDIEEMTNRIKRSDEELHRRQKENTMFMQNRQMMEQQQMNDMGMGSGGDAGGGIDNRRNFDMMNQGGGNGGNFGNMFEQEYLTELLNIIHIGAKNGANVQRWSTKSMKQTNNSGSKKNNRSQKYFASKNC
- the LOC125762705 gene encoding hrp65 protein-like isoform X1 encodes the protein MDVAVKQEVNGSPLPQRPQQQQHGGAPGPMHGNNQPGPDQHGPGGPANKNMNKNNRNNSKNRLSMPIRNRGPGGVGGIGGGGGGGSGSGGNVNNGGPGNNRPGNNGGNPQQMGGEDFGPNQHQNRGGMNRGNNRGGNDMDNNFGDRRRGGGEAYFISEKLRLLAGPLLEIPPIEVHDAKFSGRNRLYVGNLTTDVTEEELVEMFKPFGEINEVFMNKEKNYAFVRVDYLSNAEEAKRSLDGTSRKNRVLRVRFAPNATAIRVKNLTPYVTNELLYKSFEVFGPLERAVVQVDERGKPTGEGIVEFKNKPGALAAIRFCTEKCYFLTTSLRPVIVEPYTYQDDNDGLPEKSLNKKQSEFLKARQQGPRFAEHGSFEFEYGQRWKHMHELFKQKAESLKREMIMEEEKLEAQMEYARFEQETEQLREQLRQREMDRDRQKAEWEMKERQVQEARQRNDIQMKTDIEEMTNRIKRSDEELHRRQKENTMFMQNRQMMEQQQMNDMGMGSGGDAGGGIDNRRNFDMMNQGGGNGGNFGNMEPTVRDYDHGQNRPTRFDDGPQPQQQQQQQQQQQMHQQQQQRGNNFGGNRNNWMNNTPDRRMNNDDFQNKRRRF
- the LOC125762753 gene encoding transmembrane protein 216-like, translating into MGNPSLTYEILLYLNSFYFGMFATCELGMLTLKAVNLKYPDHILLREACILVALCLVETIRIILGRRGSLSDHGWHVILSVFLTIPCGMGVGYLLFYQLHRLRLEYILCALMLSLQAAELLFAILFVFTLCRPPSYD